One Glycine max cultivar Williams 82 chromosome 4, Glycine_max_v4.0, whole genome shotgun sequence DNA segment encodes these proteins:
- the LOC100817167 gene encoding DNA-(apurinic or apyrimidinic site) endonuclease, with amino-acid sequence MKRFFKVVEKDSDGSVKKPRENDSEAEESNEKKEPLKFMTWNANSFLLRVKNNWPDFTNLITTFDPDLIAIQEVRMPAAGAKGASKIQGEIKDDTSAAREEKKILTRALSAPPFGNYHVWWSLADSKYAGTALLVKKCFKPKSVVFNLDKLASKHEPDGRVILVEFETLRLLNTYVPNNGWKEEANSFQRRRKWDKRILEFVTQSSDKPLIWCGDLNVSHEEIDVSHPDFFSVAKLNGYIPPNKEDCGQPGFTLSERKRFGTILREGKLVDAYRFLHEDKDMERGFSWSGNPVGRYRGKRMRIDYFLVSEKLKERIAACEMRGHGIELEGFYGSDHCPVTLELSPSSNSQNEDPI; translated from the exons atgaaacggTTTTTCAAAGTGGTGGAGAAAGATTCAGATGGGTCTGTGAAGAAGCCAAGAGAGAATGATTCGGAGGCTGAAGAAAGTAATGAGAAGAAGGAGCCGTTGAAGTTTATGACTTGGAATGCCAACAGCTTTCTCCTTCGAGTCAAAAACAACTGGCCCGACTTCACCAACCTCATCACCACTTTTGATCCTGATCTCATTGCCATACAG gaagtGCGGATGCCTGCTGCTGGTGCCAAGGGCGCGTCTAAAATTCAGGGAGAAATAAAAGACGATACAAGCGCGGCCAGGGAAGAAAAGAAG ATTTTGACACGTGCACTTTCTGCTCCACCTTTTGGGAACTATCACGTTTGGTGGTCTCTTGCAGATTCAAAGTATGCAGGGACAGCACTACTGGTGAAAAAATGCTTCAAGCcaaaaagtgttgttttcaatCTTGATAAATTAG CTTCAAAGCATGAACCAGATGGTCGAGTAATCCTAGTTGAATTTGAAACACTTCGTTTATTGAATACATATGTACCAAATAATGGATGGAAAGAGGAGGCAAACTCATTTcaaaggagaagaaaatgggACAAAAGGATACTGGAATTTGTTACACAAAGTTCAGACAAGCCTTTAATATGGTGTGGGGATCTGAATGTCAG CCATGAAGAGATCGATGTGAGTCATCCAGACTTTTTCAGTGTGGCAAAACTCAATGGTTATATTCCTCCAAATAAAGAG GACTGTGGGCAGCCTGGGTTTACCTTGTCTGAAAGAAAACGGTTTGGTACCATTTTAAGAGA GGGGAAGCTGGTGGATGCCTACAGATTTCTGCATGAAGATAAGGACATGGAGCGAGGTTTCTCATGGTCTGGAAACCCAGTGGGAAG GTATCGTGGAAAACGAATGAGAATAGACTACTTTTTAGTTTCAGAGAAGCTAAAAGAAAGGATTGCTGCATGTGAAATGCGTGGACATGGGATAGAGTTAGAAG GTTTCTATGGAAGTGATCATTGTCCAGTTACCTTGGAGCTCTCTCCTAGTTCTAACTCTCAAAATGAGGATCCAATATAA
- the LOC100775271 gene encoding lysine-specific demethylase REF6 yields MVGVCEGNGEVLSWLKSMPVAPEYRPSAAEFQDPIGYIFKIEKEASKYGICKIIPPFPPSSRKTAIANLNRSLAEAGSTFTTRQQQIGFCPRRPRPVQRPVWQSGDRYTFSEFESKAKSFEKTYLKRHSKKGSGSGSGLGPLETETLFWKATLDKPFSVEYANDMPGSAFSPKCRHAGDPSSLADTPWNMRAVSRAKGSLLQFMKEEIPGVTSPMVYVAMLFSWFAWHVEDHDLHSLNYLHMGAGKTWYGVPRDAAVAFEEVVRVHGYGGEINPLVTFATLGEKTTVMSPEVFISAGVPCCRLVQNAGEFVVTFPRAYHSGFSHGFNCGEAANIATPEWLRFAKDAAIRRASLNYPPMVSHFQLLYDLALALCSSIPASISAEPRSSRLKDKKKGEGETVIKELFVQDVLQNNDLLHILGKGSDVVLLPHSSVDIFVCPKLRVGFQQSINVRNSEGMHSSKGFVSDDVVFSRSQGIKQEKSFYSVKDNFTTLFERNRISSFDVNGNIRASSSNPLQRDNDRETGQGDSLSDQRLFSCVTCGILCFSCVAIVQPREPAARYLMSADCSFFNDWVVGSGVSSNKFTIALEEATIAEPNMYTGWMKKNVQDGIHDVSVQSSREALNTESENGNTALALLASAYGNSSDSEEDQIADESHESNVINSASECLLSHTQDSYASPMTALDKGDDFPSTSASCEDVHRRFECNLSHQSLDHSLKKQDYNITSGVTFENTRTVPNSTSNCSQQAHNADRSLSNKSMVAFDNKNTSMVLQADEDSSRMHVFCLEHAAEAEQQLRPIGGAHILLLCHPDYPKIEAEAKMVAEDLGIDYMWKKIAYRHASTEDEERIQSALDNEEAIPGNGDWAVKLGINLFYSANLSRSPLYSKQMPYNSVIYYSFGCSSPASSPVEPKVYQRRVNRQKKVVAGKWCGKVWMSNQVHPLLAKRDSEDVEDEKLLLGWILPDEKLERSEITLKSETTSRKSGKKRKMTAENGRPKKGSYAKKNVVADNSTEGKHNSQPRRILRNKKARCVERDHAALKGDYCPPYHRKSISKQANCSESDAVSDDSLDDDDHMHHRRNAIVEKDKFIDNDVSNDTVDCDSDWQQREELSSKKVEDTERDAISEDSLDVGSLQLLRKNSRAKHAKNISQEDIISDDQMESPLQKRQRRIPKSRQGKYLTGKDIISDDQLEHKKKKQQRKNPKSRQAKYLNEEDIASDDQLEGHYRRYQRKNSRGRHAKCVAGEDGMPDDQLEDRCQKQQTSFSRKRQNKGIDREVKNEISDDHLEDHFLKQQRRFPKSRQNKHTDKEVMDDLAENNSHLLHRTPKRKQAKCMEEDDMNSDDEMEDNQPLRRTLRSKQAKPKTLQQMKQANSFQAKKQASRPIKQGSRMLVKSKAPQQIKQPSHLRNKQSNNTQEFSLDMEEEEEGGPSTRLRKRATKAQESEGKLKDKQTKRMKVKNAAAAKVSVGDARMQDGEAEYQCDIDGCTMSFGSKQELMHHKRNICPVKGCGKKFFSHKYLVQHRRVHEDERPLKCPWKGCKMTFKWAWARTEHIRVHTGARPYVCAEPDCGQTFRFVSDFRRHKRKTGHSAKKNCQ; encoded by the exons ATGGTGGGAGTTTGTGAGGGAAACGGCGAGGTTTTGTCATGGCTGAAATCGATGCCGGTGGCGCCGGAGTACAGGCCGAGCGCGGCCGAGTTCCAGGATCCAATCGGGTACATATTCAAGATCGAGAAGGAAGCTTCAAAGTACGGAATCTGCAAAATCATCCCTCCCTTCCCACCTTCTTCCAGGAAAACCGCAATCGCCAACCTCAACCGCTCACTCGCGGAAGCCGGCTCCACATTCACCACGCGCCAGCAGCAGATCGGGTTCTGCCCCCGCAGGCCCAGGCCCGTCCAGCGTCCCGTCTGGCAGAGCGGCGATCGCTACACCTTCAGCGAGTTCGAGTCCAAAGCCAAGTCCTTCGAGAAGACATACCTCAAACGCCACTCCAAGAAGGGCTCCGGCTCCGGCTCGGGCCTGGGCCCGCTGGAGACGGAGACCCTGTTCTGGAAGGCCACGCTGGACAAACCCTTCTCCGTGGAATACGCTAATGACATGCCTGGCTCGGCGTTTTCCCCGAAATGCCGGCACGCAGGGGATCCCAGCTCACTGGCGGATACTCCGTGGAACATGAGAGCGGTTTCGAGGGCCAAAGGTTCGCTCTTACAGTTCATGAAAGAGGAGATTCCGGGCGTTACTTCCCCTATGGTCTATGTTGCCATGCTCTTCAGCTGGTTCGCGTGGCACGTCGAGGACCACGACTTGCACAGCTTGAATTACCTCCACATGGGCGCCGGCAAGACCTGGTACGGCGTCCCCCGCGACGCCGCCGTCGCTTTCGAGGAAGTCGTTAGGGTTCACGGCTACGGCGGGGAGATCAACCCGCTCG TTACTTTTGCTACTCTTGGTGAGAAAACCACAGTGATGTCGCCTGAAGTATTTATTAGTGCAGGTGTTCCATGCTGCag GTTAGTACAAAATGCTGGGGAATTTGTGGTGACGTTTCCCAGAGCCTATCACTCAGGGTTTAGTCATG GTTTTAATTGCGGAGAGGCAGCAAACATTGCAACACCGGAGTGGTTGAGGTTTGCTAAAGATGCTGCTATTCGGAGGGCTTCATTAAATTATCCTCCCATGGTTTCACATTTCCAGTTACTTTATGACCTTGCCTTAGCTTTATGTTCTAG TATTCCTGCGAGCATCAGTGCTGAACCTCGTAGTTCTCGTCTTAAAGATAAGAAGAAGGGTGAAGGAGAAACTGTAATTAAAGAACTATTTGTCCAAGATGTGTTACAAAACAATGATCTGCTTCATATACTTGGGAAAGGATCAGATGTAGTACTTCTTCCTCATAGCTCAGTTGACATTTTTGTTTGCCCAAAATTACGTGTTGGATTCCAACAATCCATCAATGTAAGAAATTCTGAGGGAATGCATTCCTCTAAAGGTTTTGTTTCAGATGATGTGGTATTCAGCAGGAGTCAAGgaatcaagcaagaaaaaagTTTCTATTCTGTGAAAGACAACTTTACTACATTGTTTGAAAGGAACAGGATTTCCTCTTTTGATGTAAATGGTAACATAAGGGCTTCAAGTTCTAATCCACTTCAAAGAGACAATGATAGAGAAACTGGTCAAGGAGATTCGTTATCAGATCAGAGACTGTTTTCATGTGTAACATGTGGAATACTATGCTTTTCCTGTGTTGCTATTGTACAGCCTAGAGAACCAGCAGCTAGATATCTTATGTCAGCTGATTGCAGCTTCTTTAATGATTGGGTTGTTGGCTCTGGAGTATCTAGCAATAAATTTACTATTGCCCTTGAAGAAGCAACTATTGCTGAGCCAAACATGTATACAG gatggatgaaaaaaaatgtccAAGATGGTATACATGATGTTTCTGTTCAATCTTCTCGGGAGGCTTTAAATACTGAAAGTGAAAATGGCAATACAGCTCTTGCATTATTGGCTTCAGCATATGGAAATTCATCTGACTCTGAGGAAGATCAGATTGCAGATGAGAGTCACGAATCAAATGTGATAAACTCTGCTTCGGAATGTTTACTTTCTCATACTCAAGATTCCTATGCTAGTCCCATGACTGCACTTGACAAAGGAGATGATTTTCCTTCAACGAGTGCCAGTTGTGAGGATGTGCATCGTAGATTTGAGTGTAATTTGAGTCATCAGTCTTTAGACCACTCTTTAAAGAAACAGGATTATAATATCACATCAGGGGTTACATTTGAAAATACAAGGACAGTGCCTAATTCCACCTCTAATTGTTCCCAACAAGCTCATAATGCTGACAGGTCATTGTCTAACAAGTCTATGGTTGcctttgataataaaaatacttCGATGGTGCTACAAGCTGATGAAGACTCATCCAGAATGCATGTTTTTTGTCTAGAGCATGCTGCAGAAGCAGAACAGCAACTTCGCCCAATAGGTGGAGCCCACATATTGCTCCTTTGTCATCCAG ACTATCCCAAGATAGAGGCTGAAGCAAAAATGGTGGCAGAAGATCTGGGGATTGATTACATGTGGAAGAAAATTGCGTACAGGCACGCTTCCACGGAGGATGAGGAGAGGATCCAGTCGGCTCTGGACAATGAGGAAGCTATTCCTGGGAATGGTGACTGGGCTGTAAAGCTGGGAATCAATCTCTTTTATAGTGCAAATCTTAGCCGCTCTCCTCTTTATAGTAAGCAAATGCCTTACAATTCTGTTATATACTATTCATTTGGTTGTAGCTCTCCAGCAAGCTCACCTGTAGAACCAAAGGTATACCAAAGAAGGGTCAACAGGCAGAAAAAGGTTGTTGCTGGGAAATGGTGTGGCAAAGTTTGGATGTCCAATCAGGTCCATCCCCTTTTAGCAAAAAGAGACTCCGAAGATGTTGAGGATGAGAAACTCTTACTTGGGTGGATATTACCTGATGAGAAATTGGAGAGATCAGAAATTACCCTCAAAAGTGAAACTACTAGCAGAAAATCaggtaagaaaaggaaaatgacaGCTGAGAATGGACGACCCAAGAAAGGAAGTTATGCTAAGAAAAATGTAGTTGCAGATAATTCCACTGAAGGTAAACACAACTCACAGCCAAGGAGGATTCTTAGAAATAAGAAAGCTAGGTGTGTTGAAAGAGACCATGCTGCTTTGAAAGGGGATTATTGTCCCCCATATCATCGGAAATCTATAAGCAAGCAAGCAAACTGCTCTGAAAGTGATGCAGTTTCTGATGATTctcttgatgatgatgatcacaTGCATCATAGGAGGAATGCTATTGTTGAAAAAGACAAATTTATTGACAATGATGTTTCAAACGATACAGTGGACTGTGATTCTGACTGGCAGCAGAGGGAAGAACTTAGCAGCAAGAAAGTTGAAGATACAGAGAGAGATGCAATTTCAGAGGATTCTTTGGATGTTGGTTCTCTTCAGTTGCTTAGGAAGAATTCCAGAGCCAAGCATGCCAAAAACATAAGTCAAGAAGATATAATTTCTGATGACCAAATGGAGAGTCCTTTGCAAAAGCGGCAAAGGAGAATTCCTAAAAGCAGGCAGGGCAAATACCTTACTGGAAAAGATATAATATCTGATGACCAACTAGAGCATaaaaagaagaagcagcaaCGGAAGAATCCTAAAAGCAGGCAAGCCAAATACCTCAATGAAGAGGATATTGCATCAGATGACCAATTGGAGGGCCATTATCGTAGATATCAGAGAAAGAATTCTAGAGGAAGACATGCCAAATGTGTAGCAGGGGAAGATGGCATGCCTGATGACCAATTGGAGGATCGTTGTCAGAAGCAGCAAACAAGTTTCTCTAGGAAAAGGCAAAACAAAGGCATTGATAGAGaggttaaaaatgaaatatctgATGACCACTTGGAGGACCATTTTCTGAAGCAGCAAAGAAGATTTCCTAAGAGCAGGCAAAACAAACACACTGATAAAGAAGTCATGGATGACTTAGCTGAGAATAATTCTCATCTGCTGCATAGAACTCCCAAAAGGAAGCAAGCTAAATGCATGGAAGAAGATGATATGAATTCAGATGATGAAATGGAAGATAATCAGCCGCTGAGGAGAACACTTCGAAGTAAACAAGCTAAACCAAAGACACTTCAACAGATGAAACAAGCTAATTCCTTCCAAGCGAAAAAGCAGGCATCTCGGCCCATAAAACAGGGATCTCGGATGCTTGTGAAATCAAAGGCTCCTCAGCAAATAAAACAGCCTTCTCATTTGCGGAATAAGCAATCTAATAACACCCAGGAATTTAGTTTAGATatggaagaggaggaagaaggtGGACCTAGCACACGCCTTAGGAAGAGAGCCACAAAAGCTCAGGAATCTGAGGGAAAATTGAAAGACAAGCAAACAAAAAGGATGAAGGTGAAGAATGCTGCAGCTGCAAAGGTTTCGGTTGGCGATGCCAGAATGCAGGATGGGGAAGCAGAATATCAGTGTGATATTGATGGGTGCACTATGAGTTTTGGGTCAAAACAGGAGCTGATGCATCATAAGAGAAACATCTGCCCTGTAAAAGGGTGTGGGAAGAAGTTTTTTTCACACAAGTATCTGGTGCAGCATCGTCGAGTTCATGAGGATGAGCGCCCCTTGAAGTGCCCTTGGAAGGGATGCAAGATGACTTTCAAGTGGGCATGGGCTCGTACAGAGCACATTCGGGTCCACACTGGTGCACGACCTTATGTATGTGCTGAGCCAGATTGTGGACAAACATTCAGATTTGTTTCTGATTTCCGTCGTCATAAGCGAAAGACTGGTCATTCAGCAAAGAAGAATTGTCAATAG